A genomic region of Rhizobium sp. NXC24 contains the following coding sequences:
- a CDS encoding LD-carboxypeptidase, whose product MESPNRAEIDHVLTPPLLRPGDKIRFVSPASPPDRDLVLRQAETLRGCGLEVDFGEHAFCKRDYLAGTDEERLTDFNAALRDPEVRAIFTTRGGKGSYRIADRLDFDAARRDPKFLVGFSDITILHLSLWKHCRQVGVHGALFIHGDEQDVSVETSDSLRLLVMTSEDIVIRSRPHEPTSALTTEGAVTGRLIGGNLDMVATAAGWALPDLHGAILLLEAVNMHRGQVDRQLTMLRKAGHLNDLAGIAIGQFTGFEFDRRFSVIDILREHLDTLGVPVLGGLPLGHGHSPLNVPIGAAAILDAQAGTLTIRRGDA is encoded by the coding sequence ATGGAATCACCTAATCGCGCCGAAATCGATCACGTTCTGACGCCGCCGCTACTCCGGCCCGGCGATAAAATCCGTTTTGTTTCGCCCGCAAGCCCGCCCGACAGGGATCTCGTTTTGAGGCAGGCCGAGACGCTGAGGGGCTGCGGGCTCGAAGTCGATTTCGGCGAGCATGCATTTTGTAAGCGCGACTATCTTGCCGGAACGGATGAGGAGCGGCTCACGGATTTCAATGCGGCGCTCCGTGATCCCGAGGTCCGGGCGATCTTTACCACGCGCGGCGGCAAGGGCTCTTACCGCATCGCCGACCGCCTGGATTTCGACGCAGCGCGGCGTGATCCGAAGTTTCTCGTCGGTTTCAGCGATATCACCATACTGCATCTCAGCCTGTGGAAGCACTGCCGGCAGGTTGGTGTGCATGGTGCGCTTTTCATTCATGGCGACGAGCAGGATGTCAGCGTCGAAACCAGCGATTCCCTTCGCCTGTTGGTGATGACTTCAGAGGATATCGTCATCCGCTCGCGCCCGCACGAACCCACGTCGGCCTTGACGACCGAGGGAGCGGTCACCGGACGATTGATCGGCGGCAATCTCGATATGGTCGCAACTGCGGCCGGCTGGGCCTTGCCGGATTTGCACGGCGCCATCCTGTTGCTCGAAGCTGTCAACATGCACCGCGGACAGGTGGACCGACAACTGACGATGTTGCGCAAGGCAGGGCATTTGAACGACCTGGCAGGCATCGCGATCGGTCAGTTCACCGGCTTCGAATTCGATCGCCGCTTCTCCGTCATCGATATCCTGCGCGAGCATCTCGATACGCTCGGCGTGCCGGTCCTCGGCGGCCTGCCGCTTGGGCACGGGCATAGCCCGCTGAACGTACCGATCGGCGCAGCGGCCATTCTCGATGCACAAGCGGGGACGCTGACGATCCGGCGCGGCGATGCATAG
- a CDS encoding OsmC family protein has protein sequence MVSVTVELRNVEDTQAALGWAGGHTVVVDRPPGRAGGQGLGFNGAQLLGLAIGGCFYNDLQYIAADMGVELRKIAISVRVDLESDLSFTKAATLTVSCEMLDGSNPQPVIDEAKARCMVSNSLKRGIPVAIEAAA, from the coding sequence ATGGTGTCCGTGACCGTTGAATTGCGCAATGTGGAGGATACGCAGGCGGCATTGGGCTGGGCCGGCGGCCATACCGTCGTCGTCGACCGTCCGCCAGGTCGTGCCGGCGGGCAGGGGCTCGGCTTCAACGGCGCCCAATTATTGGGATTGGCGATCGGCGGGTGTTTCTACAACGACCTGCAGTACATCGCCGCCGATATGGGTGTCGAGTTGAGAAAAATCGCGATCTCCGTGCGTGTCGACTTGGAAAGCGATCTGTCATTTACCAAAGCTGCGACACTGACGGTGTCATGCGAGATGCTTGACGGTTCCAATCCGCAGCCGGTTATCGACGAGGCCAAGGCCCGGTGCATGGTCAGCAATTCGCTGAAGAGGGGAATTCCGGTCGCAATCGAGGCGGCTGCGTAA
- a CDS encoding membrane-anchored protein, with product MTVNPTELKRHFYRSVKYWLCRPKPPTLIEPFSGPVLVVGSAPVSHKPADFDGTFKVITINGSQVVTRAWGIDVPDVTFVQFNQIEGTNTNAVEVRRVLNGQRTKKLYILLWRKGLERLEKGLKAFDYRYDNLEIVDRYKRMALLDRVGGVKCSELGADDKCSNGINAVLFALYNGATAVIITGINPDSGGHIYNQANLARLHIQRDREILLRLMERGYPVFTADPTVSASLGLPLWEGKASARQHAQASANAAEQASKGVNLLTPSLR from the coding sequence ATGACTGTTAATCCTACGGAATTGAAGCGACATTTTTATCGAAGCGTCAAATACTGGCTTTGCCGGCCGAAACCTCCGACGCTTATCGAGCCGTTTTCCGGACCCGTTCTCGTGGTCGGATCGGCGCCGGTGTCGCATAAGCCCGCGGATTTCGACGGGACCTTCAAGGTCATCACCATCAATGGCTCGCAGGTCGTCACAAGGGCATGGGGCATCGACGTGCCAGACGTTACCTTCGTTCAATTCAACCAGATCGAGGGAACGAATACGAATGCCGTCGAAGTCCGCCGCGTCCTCAACGGCCAGCGGACAAAGAAGCTTTACATTCTGCTTTGGCGAAAGGGCCTCGAGCGGCTGGAGAAAGGGCTGAAGGCCTTCGACTATCGCTACGACAATCTTGAAATCGTCGATCGCTACAAGCGCATGGCGCTTCTCGACCGCGTCGGCGGGGTCAAATGCAGCGAACTGGGTGCGGACGATAAATGTTCGAACGGCATCAATGCGGTACTTTTCGCCCTCTATAACGGCGCTACCGCGGTGATTATTACCGGCATCAACCCGGATTCCGGCGGGCACATCTACAACCAGGCAAATCTGGCCCGGCTGCACATTCAAAGGGATCGGGAAATTTTGCTGCGGTTGATGGAGCGGGGTTATCCGGTCTTTACTGCCGATCCAACCGTATCGGCGTCCCTCGGATTGCCATTATGGGAAGGCAAGGCGTCGGCCCGGCAGCATGCGCAGGCATCCGCGAATGCCGCGGAGCAGGCCTCCAAAGGGGTTAATCTCTTGACTCCATCGCTGCGTTAA
- the glpK gene encoding glycerol kinase GlpK, producing the protein MSGYVLAIDQGTTSTRAIVFDGDMKIAGVDQKEFTQHYPQPGWVEHDPEEIWASVVSTVKKAIEAAGITAKDIAALGITNQRETVVVWDRATGKPIHNAIVWQDRRTASYCEKLKRQDLEKLFTRHTGLLLDPYFSGTKLSWMLANVKGARARAAKGELCFGTIDTFLIWRLTGGKSFVTDATNASRTLMYNIGKNEWDEDLLEILRVPAAMLPEVKDCAADFGVTDQALFGAAIPILGVAGDQQAATIGQACFERGMMKSTYGTGCFALLNTGTDMVRSKNRLLTTIAYRLNGETTYALEGSIFIAGAAVQWLRDGLKAIKHAADSDGWAEKADPMQEVYLVPAFTGLGAPHWDPDARGAIFGLTRNTGPAEIVRAALEAVCYQSRDLLDAMHKDWRNGSGRETVLRVDGGMVASNWTMQRLADLLDAPVDRPIILETTALGAAWLAGSRAGVWPDRQSFAKAWARDRRFEPDMDEKTRSAKLKGWKDAVARTLSTR; encoded by the coding sequence ATGAGCGGTTATGTCTTGGCGATCGACCAGGGGACAACGTCGACGCGGGCTATCGTTTTTGACGGTGACATGAAGATTGCCGGTGTCGACCAGAAGGAGTTCACGCAGCACTATCCGCAACCGGGTTGGGTCGAGCATGATCCGGAGGAAATCTGGGCTTCCGTCGTTTCGACTGTCAAGAAGGCGATCGAGGCTGCCGGCATCACCGCGAAGGACATCGCCGCTCTCGGCATCACCAACCAGCGCGAAACCGTCGTGGTGTGGGACCGTGCGACCGGCAAGCCGATCCACAATGCCATCGTCTGGCAAGACCGCCGTACCGCGAGCTATTGCGAGAAGCTGAAGCGGCAGGATCTGGAAAAGCTCTTCACCCGCCATACCGGACTGCTGCTCGATCCCTATTTCTCCGGCACGAAGCTTTCGTGGATGCTTGCCAATGTGAAGGGCGCCCGCGCGCGCGCCGCCAAGGGCGAACTCTGCTTCGGCACCATCGACACCTTCCTGATCTGGCGCCTGACCGGCGGCAAGAGTTTCGTCACCGATGCGACGAATGCCTCGCGGACGTTGATGTACAATATCGGCAAAAATGAATGGGACGAGGACCTGCTTGAGATCCTGCGCGTTCCCGCGGCGATGCTGCCGGAGGTGAAAGACTGCGCGGCCGATTTCGGCGTCACCGATCAAGCGCTCTTCGGAGCGGCAATCCCCATTCTCGGCGTCGCCGGCGATCAGCAGGCGGCGACCATCGGCCAGGCCTGCTTCGAGCGCGGCATGATGAAATCCACTTACGGCACCGGCTGCTTCGCGCTGCTCAATACCGGCACGGACATGGTGCGTTCGAAAAACCGCCTGCTGACCACCATCGCCTATCGCTTGAACGGTGAAACGACCTATGCGCTGGAAGGCTCGATCTTCATCGCGGGAGCGGCCGTGCAATGGCTGCGCGACGGACTGAAGGCGATCAAGCACGCCGCCGATTCCGATGGTTGGGCGGAAAAGGCCGATCCGATGCAGGAGGTCTATCTCGTGCCGGCCTTCACCGGTCTCGGCGCGCCGCATTGGGATCCGGATGCTCGCGGCGCGATCTTTGGGTTGACGCGCAATACCGGCCCGGCGGAAATCGTCCGCGCCGCGCTGGAGGCGGTCTGCTACCAGTCGCGCGACCTGCTGGACGCCATGCACAAGGATTGGCGCAATGGCAGTGGCCGGGAGACGGTGCTGCGAGTCGACGGTGGCATGGTCGCTTCTAACTGGACGATGCAACGGCTCGCCGACCTGCTCGACGCGCCGGTCGACCGTCCCATCATCCTGGAAACCACCGCACTTGGCGCCGCCTGGCTTGCCGGCAGCCGCGCCGGCGTCTGGCCGGACCGTCAGAGCTTTGCCAAGGCCTGGGCCCGCGACCGGCGCTTCGAGCCGGATATGGACGAGAAAACGCGAAGCGCAAAGCTCAAGGGATGGAAAGACGCGGTGGCGCGCACATTGAGTACGAGGTGA
- a CDS encoding 3-hydroxybutyrate dehydrogenase codes for MARTVVVTGSTSGIGLAIATAFAAKGENIVLNGFGKPEEIDAIRNRLEVSGGGKVIYHPADMTKPAEIADLIATANSTFGSVDVLVNNAGVQHVEKIEDFPLEKWDQIIAINLSSSFHTMRAAIPLMKGKKYGRIINIASAHALVASPFKSAYVAAKHGIMGLTKTAALELAEFGVTVNAICPGYVLTPLVEKQIPDTAKARGMTEEQVKNEVILKAQPTHEFVKAEEIASLSIYLASDDARQVTGTHVSIDGGWTAE; via the coding sequence ATGGCAAGAACAGTCGTTGTCACCGGTTCTACAAGCGGTATCGGCCTCGCCATCGCGACCGCTTTCGCTGCGAAAGGTGAAAACATCGTCCTCAACGGCTTCGGAAAGCCCGAAGAGATCGACGCGATCAGAAACAGGCTCGAAGTCTCGGGCGGCGGCAAGGTAATCTATCATCCGGCCGACATGACCAAGCCCGCCGAAATCGCCGACCTGATCGCGACCGCCAATTCGACCTTCGGCAGCGTCGACGTCCTCGTCAACAATGCCGGCGTCCAGCATGTGGAAAAGATCGAGGACTTTCCGCTCGAGAAGTGGGACCAGATCATTGCAATCAACCTGTCGAGCTCGTTCCACACGATGCGCGCCGCCATTCCGCTGATGAAGGGAAAGAAATACGGCCGCATCATCAACATCGCCTCGGCCCACGCCCTCGTCGCCTCACCCTTCAAGTCCGCCTATGTCGCGGCAAAACATGGTATTATGGGTTTGACCAAGACTGCGGCACTGGAGCTTGCCGAATTCGGCGTCACCGTCAACGCCATCTGCCCCGGCTATGTCCTGACCCCTCTTGTCGAAAAGCAGATCCCGGATACGGCCAAGGCGCGCGGCATGACTGAAGAGCAGGTCAAGAACGAGGTCATCCTCAAGGCGCAGCCCACGCATGAATTCGTCAAGGCCGAAGAGATCGCGTCATTGTCGATCTATCTTGCCAGCGACGATGCACGTCAGGTCACCGGCACGCACGTCTCGATTGACGGTGGCTGGACTGCGGAATAA
- the xdhA gene encoding xanthine dehydrogenase small subunit, giving the protein MNDSIRFILNGEDISLSSLRPTETLLDFLRLNRHLTGTKEGCAEGDCGACTVLVGRLIDGGLRYESVNACIRFVGSLHATHVVTVEHLAAKDGTLHPVQQAMVDCHGSQCGFCTPGFVMSLYGLWLSTENPSRAQIEKALQGNLCRCTGYEPIVKAAEQVSQTRPSALFDPLEKTRADIIARLWAMQGGDTITVTSGEDRLIVPGSVAALAQVLADEPKATVVAGSTDVGLWVTKLMRKLDPVVFINHLTDLQKIIVEDTGLTIGAGVTYSQAFAAMAEKIPAVASLIDRIGGEQVRNMGTIGGNIANGSPIGDTPPPLIALGATVKLRSITGARTLPLEDFFIDYGKQDRNPGEFVESVFVPYPAEGTHFAVYKISKRRDEDISALCGAFHLALDAGGNVADIRIAFGGMAGTPKRARTVEAELIGKPWTETTVESARAAFDADYTPLTDWRATAEYRQLTAKNLLIRFYLETAGAPQELKRFVTVEA; this is encoded by the coding sequence ATGAACGACAGCATCCGCTTTATCCTCAACGGCGAGGATATTTCACTTTCCAGCCTGCGCCCGACTGAGACGCTCCTCGACTTCCTGCGTCTCAACCGGCACTTGACGGGCACGAAAGAGGGATGCGCGGAAGGCGATTGCGGCGCCTGCACCGTACTGGTCGGTCGGCTGATCGACGGCGGATTGCGCTACGAGTCGGTCAATGCCTGCATCCGTTTCGTCGGATCGCTGCATGCCACCCATGTGGTCACGGTCGAACATCTGGCCGCCAAGGATGGCACGCTGCATCCGGTGCAACAGGCCATGGTCGACTGTCATGGCTCGCAATGCGGTTTCTGCACGCCGGGTTTCGTCATGTCGCTTTACGGCCTGTGGCTTTCAACCGAAAATCCGAGCCGGGCACAGATCGAAAAAGCCCTGCAGGGCAATCTCTGTCGCTGCACCGGTTACGAGCCGATCGTCAAGGCCGCCGAACAGGTGAGCCAGACGCGCCCGAGCGCCCTGTTCGATCCTCTTGAAAAGACCAGAGCCGACATCATCGCCCGTCTCTGGGCCATGCAGGGCGGCGATACCATCACCGTTACCTCGGGCGAGGATCGCCTGATCGTGCCGGGCTCAGTCGCAGCGCTTGCGCAAGTGTTGGCCGACGAGCCGAAAGCGACCGTCGTTGCCGGCTCTACCGATGTCGGCCTCTGGGTCACCAAGCTGATGCGCAAGCTCGACCCCGTCGTCTTCATCAACCATCTGACCGACTTGCAGAAGATTATCGTGGAAGACACCGGCCTGACTATCGGTGCCGGCGTCACCTACAGCCAGGCGTTTGCAGCCATGGCCGAAAAGATCCCGGCAGTCGCGAGCCTGATCGACCGCATCGGCGGCGAGCAGGTACGCAACATGGGCACGATCGGCGGTAACATCGCCAACGGCTCTCCCATCGGCGACACGCCGCCACCGCTGATCGCGCTCGGCGCGACCGTGAAACTGCGTTCCATTACCGGCGCCCGCACCTTGCCGCTGGAAGACTTTTTCATCGATTACGGTAAGCAGGACCGCAATCCCGGTGAATTCGTCGAAAGCGTCTTCGTGCCTTACCCAGCCGAAGGCACTCATTTCGCCGTCTACAAGATCTCCAAACGCCGCGATGAGGATATTTCTGCCCTCTGTGGCGCTTTCCATTTGGCGTTGGATGCGGGCGGCAACGTCGCCGATATCCGCATTGCCTTCGGCGGCATGGCCGGCACACCGAAGCGCGCCCGCACGGTCGAAGCCGAACTGATTGGCAAGCCTTGGACGGAGACGACGGTCGAATCCGCCCGCGCCGCCTTCGATGCTGACTACACTCCGCTCACCGATTGGCGCGCCACCGCCGAATACCGGCAGTTGACTGCCAAGAACCTGCTCATCCGCTTCTATCTCGAAACGGCCGGTGCGCCGCAGGAATTGAAGCGTTTCGTAACGGTGGAGGCTTAA